A genome region from Sphingobacteriaceae bacterium GW460-11-11-14-LB5 includes the following:
- a CDS encoding amidohydrolase: MLKYFSADWIFPVSSPPIKNGVVAVNEVGKIEEVLTEEEAGDLNLDILRYKGAIVPGFINTHCHLELSHMLGQIPEQTGLVEFVQSIIKSRQGDAEEIKAAMYAADQKMFENGIVAVGDISNQISSKEVKAHSKIYYHTFIEAMGFNPERADAIMDYAKGIKHAFGALPTSIVPHAPYSVSPELFRLIKEEAEKDKTFISVHNQETKDENAFFENKSGGFLDLYQFLGLDISFFEPTIKTSLQTWLPYIKEQKTLLVHNTTSSKADIAFAKENNNNLYWCLCPQANLYIENVLPDVDLLIEENVRITLGTDSLASNHQLNILSEMITLQQHKQVTFEKLLRWATINGAEFLALEQQIGTIEVGKKPGLNLIQLSADFKIENDQVERLI; the protein is encoded by the coding sequence ATGTTAAAATACTTTTCAGCCGATTGGATATTTCCTGTATCATCCCCGCCGATTAAAAACGGTGTGGTAGCCGTAAATGAAGTTGGCAAAATTGAAGAAGTATTAACCGAAGAAGAGGCCGGAGATCTTAATCTGGATATCCTCAGGTATAAAGGCGCAATTGTTCCGGGTTTTATCAATACCCATTGCCATTTAGAACTCTCGCATATGTTGGGGCAAATTCCAGAACAAACGGGCCTCGTAGAATTTGTGCAAAGCATTATTAAAAGCAGACAGGGCGATGCAGAAGAAATTAAAGCAGCGATGTATGCTGCTGACCAGAAAATGTTCGAAAACGGGATTGTAGCCGTTGGCGATATTTCCAATCAAATTTCGTCAAAAGAAGTAAAAGCGCACAGCAAAATATACTACCATACTTTTATCGAAGCCATGGGCTTTAATCCCGAACGGGCCGATGCAATAATGGATTATGCAAAGGGGATTAAGCATGCATTTGGTGCTTTGCCCACCTCAATTGTACCACATGCTCCTTATTCAGTATCTCCTGAATTGTTCCGGTTAATAAAAGAGGAAGCCGAAAAAGATAAGACCTTTATAAGTGTTCACAATCAGGAAACCAAAGATGAAAATGCCTTTTTCGAAAATAAATCGGGTGGATTTTTAGACCTATACCAATTTTTAGGGCTCGATATTTCTTTCTTCGAACCCACAATAAAAACATCGTTACAAACCTGGCTGCCCTATATTAAAGAGCAGAAGACTTTGTTGGTGCACAATACTACTTCGAGTAAAGCTGATATCGCCTTTGCAAAGGAAAACAATAATAATCTGTACTGGTGCCTTTGCCCGCAAGCTAACTTATATATCGAAAATGTTTTGCCCGATGTTGACCTTTTAATTGAAGAAAATGTAAGGATTACCTTGGGTACAGATAGTTTGGCGAGTAATCACCAGCTTAATATCCTGTCAGAAATGATCACCTTGCAGCAACACAAGCAGGTAACTTTTGAAAAACTTTTGCGTTGGGCAACGATAAACGGGGCCGAATTTTTAGCGCTCGAGCAACAAATCGGAACAATAGAAGTTGGTAAAAAGCCTGGATTGAATTTAATCCAGCTGTCTGCCGATTTTAAGATTGAAAATGATCAGGTAGAAAGGCTAATTTAG
- a CDS encoding nitronate monooxygenase, translating into MNPICKLFNIKYPIIQAGMVWCSGWRLASAVSNAGGLGIIGAGSMYPDVLRTHIQKCKLATDKPFGVNIPLLYPNIQGIIDVVIEEKVKIVFSSAGNPATWTSFLKEKGITVAHVIANTKFAIKAQEAGVDAIVAEGFEAGGHNGREETTTMCLIPMIKEAVKIPVIAAGGIGSGKAMLAAFALGADAVQIGSAFAVAEESSAHPAFKDKIIAAAEGDTKLAMKKLVPVRLLKNEFADAVSVAEAEGADRNRLMELLGRARAKAGMFEGDMENGELEIGQVSAMLSEIKPAKEILEEIWLGFRSEIQRFNRLQNELDL; encoded by the coding sequence ATGAATCCAATCTGTAAACTTTTCAATATTAAATACCCTATTATTCAGGCCGGAATGGTTTGGTGTAGTGGCTGGAGATTGGCATCGGCAGTTTCGAATGCAGGAGGACTTGGTATTATTGGAGCGGGTTCCATGTATCCTGATGTTTTAAGAACGCATATCCAGAAGTGCAAGCTAGCTACCGATAAACCCTTTGGTGTTAACATTCCATTGCTCTACCCCAATATACAGGGAATTATAGATGTAGTAATCGAAGAGAAAGTAAAAATTGTATTTTCTTCTGCCGGTAATCCTGCCACATGGACCAGTTTTTTAAAAGAAAAAGGTATTACTGTTGCTCATGTAATTGCGAATACAAAATTTGCCATAAAAGCGCAGGAAGCTGGCGTTGATGCCATTGTTGCCGAAGGCTTTGAAGCGGGTGGGCACAACGGGAGGGAAGAAACCACTACCATGTGTTTAATCCCGATGATAAAAGAGGCCGTTAAAATTCCGGTTATCGCTGCTGGTGGTATCGGGAGTGGAAAGGCTATGCTGGCTGCATTTGCATTAGGTGCCGATGCCGTTCAGATCGGTTCGGCCTTTGCTGTTGCAGAAGAATCATCTGCCCATCCGGCGTTTAAAGATAAAATTATTGCGGCTGCTGAAGGCGATACTAAGCTGGCCATGAAAAAACTGGTTCCGGTGCGCTTGCTAAAAAATGAATTTGCTGATGCGGTATCGGTGGCAGAAGCTGAAGGCGCAGATCGAAACCGCTTAATGGAGCTTTTGGGCAGAGCAAGGGCAAAAGCCGGTATGTTTGAGGGCGATATGGAAAACGGAGAACTCGAAATCGGTCAGGTTTCAGCGATGCTGAGTGAAATTAAACCTGCAAAAGAAATCCTTGAAGAAATATGGTTGGGTTTTAGGTCCGAAATACAAAGATTTAACCGTTTACAAAACGAATTGGACTTATAA